Proteins encoded in a region of the Poecilia reticulata strain Guanapo linkage group LG14, Guppy_female_1.0+MT, whole genome shotgun sequence genome:
- the tlcd5b gene encoding TLC domain-containing protein 5, whose protein sequence is MPALEVICSLIGWLCLYLLFCSTFSQRGPEWNCRLVTLTHGVIIVLLTAYVVFVDGPWPFTHAGTENTDLQIFALAVCLGYFFFDLGWCVCYRSEGPVMLAHHAASIVGILLALLMGVSGCETCGVIFGSEITNPLLQSRWFLRQLGLYDSLLGDAVDLLFILLFATVRVGVGTVMFYCELTSPRTLLIMKLGGVVMYLLAWLFMVDIARFGYKKTRAKYRKWMENHQLKGTSDEKPIGHADKSD, encoded by the exons ATGCCTGCATTGGAGGTGATCTGCAGCCTGATTGGCTGGCTGTGCCTCTACCTGTTGTTCTGCTCCACCTTCTCTCAGCGAGGGCCCGAGTGGAACTGCCGCTTGGTCACCTTGACCCATGGGGTCATCATAGTGCTGCTGACAGCATACGTTGTGTTTGTTGACGGTCCCTGGCCCTTCACACATGCAG GTACAGAAAACACTGACCTCCAGATATTTGCCCTGGCAGTTTGCCTGGGCTACTTCTTCTTTGACCTGGGTTGGTGCGTGTGCTACCGGAGCGAGGGCCCAGTCATGCTGGCGCATCACGCCGCGAGCATCGTGGGCATCCTCCTGGCGCTGCTGATGGGGGTGTCGGGCTGTGAGACCTGCGGGGTGATCTTCGGTAGCGAGATCACCAACCCGCTGCTGCAGAGCCGCTGGTTCCTCCGCCAGCTCGGACTCTACGACAGCCTGCTGGGCGACGCCGTGGACCTGCTCTTCATCCTGCTGTTCGCCACAGTGCGCGTCGGCGTGGGAACCGTCATGTTTTACTGCGAGCTCACTTCGCCCAGGACTTTGCTGATAATGAAGCTCGGCGGCGTGGTCATGTATTTGCTAGCCTGGCTGTTCATGGTGGACATCGCCAGGTTCGGCTACAAGAAGACCAGGGCCAAATACAGGAAGTGGATGGAAAACCACCAGCTCAAAGGCACGAGTGATGAAAAACCAATTGGGCACGCAGACAAGAGTGATTGA
- the rcc1l gene encoding RCC1-like G exchanging factor-like protein isoform X1, whose translation MALPCLCPRHMQLALRVCGYATLSGASRPQEKSGEPVFQYVGEHRKPTHKVFVWGFSFTGALGIPSFVVPDSGSKKPRRYQYTPYRLETAEQISSAACGYGFTLLASSTKDVTKLWGMGLNKDSQLGFQRTQHNRYKSYDYVLEPSPVALPLSQPQQTRVVQVSCGRAHSLVLTDQEGVFSMGNNVYGQCGRKIIDEEVYSGSHIIHRIKGFSSRVVQVACGQDHSLFLTDTGKVYSCGWGADGQTGLGHPNISSSPVEVGGELAGVDVQQISTYGDCSLAVSRDGQLFGWGNSEYRQLALATESTQQLSQKEETASSRMRPQTHKGQMNSPRHLPLKGCGKVVQAACGGTQVAVLNEKGEVFVWGYGILGKGPNLSESSYPERIPPTLFGRSEFNPSVTVIKIRCGLSHFAAVTDRGELFVWGKNVRGCLGIGKKDDQFFPWRVTVPGQVVDVACGVDHMVALVKSLL comes from the exons ATGGCTCTCCCATGTCTCTGCCCTCGCCATATGCAGTTGGCCCTGCGTGTGTGTGGCTATGCGACACTCAGCGGGGCGTCCAGACCGCAGGAGAAGAGCGGCGAGCCGGTTTTCCAGTACGTCGGCGAGCACAGAAAGCCGACGCATAAAGTGTTTGTTTGGGGCTTCAGCTTCACTGGGGCTCTGGGGATCCCCAGCTTCGTGGTGCCGGACAGCGGCAGCAAAAAACCTCGCAGATATCAGTACACTCCGTACCGCCTGGAGACCGCAGAGCAG ATTTCATCGGCTGCTTGTGGTTACGGCTTCACTCTCCTGGCTTCTTCAACCAAAGACGTGACCAAACTTTGGGGCATGGGCCTGAACAAGGACTCCCAGCTGGGCTTCCAGCGCACACAACACAACCGCT ATAAAAGTTACGACTACGTTCTGGAGCCGTCCCCGGTGGCGTTGCCTCTCTCCCAGCCTCAGCAGACCAGAGTGGTCCAGGTGTCCTGCGGCCGCGCCCACTCCCTGGTCCTCACCGACCAAGAGGGAG TGTTCAGCATGGGGAACAACGTGTACGGCCAGTGTGGGAGGAAGATCATTGATGAAGAAGTCTACAG TGGCAGCCACATCATTCACAGGATCAAAGGCTTCAGCAGCAGAGTTGTCCAG GTGGCGTGTGGGCAGGACCACAGCTTGTTCCTCACTGACACAGGGAAAGTGTATTCCTGTGGATGGGGAGCCGACGGTCAGACGG GTTTGGGCCATCCTAACATCAGCTCCTCTCCGGTGGAAGTGGGAGGCGAGCTCGCCGGCGTGGACGTGCAGCAGATCAGCACATATGGAGACTGCAGCCTGGCCGTTTCCAGGGACGGTCAGCTGTTTGGCTGGGGAAACTCTGAGTACAGACAGCTGGCCTTGGCCACTGAGTCCACCCAG CAGCTCAGTCAGAAGGAAGAAACAGCATCAAGCAGAATGAGACCACAAACCCACAAAGGACAG ATGAACTCTCCGCGTCATCTCCCACTAAAAGGCTGTGGGAAAGTGGTTCAGGCAGCATGTGGAGGAACCCAGGTGGCCGTTCTCAATG AAAAAGGAGAGGTGTTTGTTTGGGGCTATGGTATTCTGGGAAAAGGTCCGAATCTCTCTGAGTCTTCGTACCCGGAGAGGATTCCTCCCACTCTGTTTGGACGCTCGGAGTTCAACCCCTCTGTGACCGTCATCAAGATCAGGTGTGGCCTCAGCCATTTCGCAGCAGTGACAG ATCGAGGTGAACTTTTCGTTTGGGGGAAGAACGTCAGAGGCTGTTTGGGTATTGGGAAGAAAGACGACCAGTTCTTCCCCTGGAGG GTGACCGTTCCAGGTCAGGTGGTGGATGTAGCGTGCGGTGTGGACCACATGGTGGCGCTGGTGAAGTCTCTCCTGTGA
- the rcc1l gene encoding RCC1-like G exchanging factor-like protein isoform X2 codes for MALPCLCPRHMQLALRVCGYATLSGASRPQEKSGEPVFQYVGEHRKPTHKVFVWGFSFTGALGIPSFVVPDSGSKKPRRYQYTPYRLETAEQISSAACGYGFTLLASSTKDVTKLWGMGLNKDSQLGFQRTQHNRYKSYDYVLEPSPVALPLSQPQQTRVVQVSCGRAHSLVLTDQEGVFSMGNNVYGQCGRKIIDEEVYSGSHIIHRIKGFSSRVVQVACGQDHSLFLTDTGKVYSCGWGADGQTGLGHPNISSSPVEVGGELAGVDVQQISTYGDCSLAVSRDGQLFGWGNSEYRQLALATESTQMNSPRHLPLKGCGKVVQAACGGTQVAVLNEKGEVFVWGYGILGKGPNLSESSYPERIPPTLFGRSEFNPSVTVIKIRCGLSHFAAVTDRGELFVWGKNVRGCLGIGKKDDQFFPWRVTVPGQVVDVACGVDHMVALVKSLL; via the exons ATGGCTCTCCCATGTCTCTGCCCTCGCCATATGCAGTTGGCCCTGCGTGTGTGTGGCTATGCGACACTCAGCGGGGCGTCCAGACCGCAGGAGAAGAGCGGCGAGCCGGTTTTCCAGTACGTCGGCGAGCACAGAAAGCCGACGCATAAAGTGTTTGTTTGGGGCTTCAGCTTCACTGGGGCTCTGGGGATCCCCAGCTTCGTGGTGCCGGACAGCGGCAGCAAAAAACCTCGCAGATATCAGTACACTCCGTACCGCCTGGAGACCGCAGAGCAG ATTTCATCGGCTGCTTGTGGTTACGGCTTCACTCTCCTGGCTTCTTCAACCAAAGACGTGACCAAACTTTGGGGCATGGGCCTGAACAAGGACTCCCAGCTGGGCTTCCAGCGCACACAACACAACCGCT ATAAAAGTTACGACTACGTTCTGGAGCCGTCCCCGGTGGCGTTGCCTCTCTCCCAGCCTCAGCAGACCAGAGTGGTCCAGGTGTCCTGCGGCCGCGCCCACTCCCTGGTCCTCACCGACCAAGAGGGAG TGTTCAGCATGGGGAACAACGTGTACGGCCAGTGTGGGAGGAAGATCATTGATGAAGAAGTCTACAG TGGCAGCCACATCATTCACAGGATCAAAGGCTTCAGCAGCAGAGTTGTCCAG GTGGCGTGTGGGCAGGACCACAGCTTGTTCCTCACTGACACAGGGAAAGTGTATTCCTGTGGATGGGGAGCCGACGGTCAGACGG GTTTGGGCCATCCTAACATCAGCTCCTCTCCGGTGGAAGTGGGAGGCGAGCTCGCCGGCGTGGACGTGCAGCAGATCAGCACATATGGAGACTGCAGCCTGGCCGTTTCCAGGGACGGTCAGCTGTTTGGCTGGGGAAACTCTGAGTACAGACAGCTGGCCTTGGCCACTGAGTCCACCCAG ATGAACTCTCCGCGTCATCTCCCACTAAAAGGCTGTGGGAAAGTGGTTCAGGCAGCATGTGGAGGAACCCAGGTGGCCGTTCTCAATG AAAAAGGAGAGGTGTTTGTTTGGGGCTATGGTATTCTGGGAAAAGGTCCGAATCTCTCTGAGTCTTCGTACCCGGAGAGGATTCCTCCCACTCTGTTTGGACGCTCGGAGTTCAACCCCTCTGTGACCGTCATCAAGATCAGGTGTGGCCTCAGCCATTTCGCAGCAGTGACAG ATCGAGGTGAACTTTTCGTTTGGGGGAAGAACGTCAGAGGCTGTTTGGGTATTGGGAAGAAAGACGACCAGTTCTTCCCCTGGAGG GTGACCGTTCCAGGTCAGGTGGTGGATGTAGCGTGCGGTGTGGACCACATGGTGGCGCTGGTGAAGTCTCTCCTGTGA